The Phoenix dactylifera cultivar Barhee BC4 chromosome 9, palm_55x_up_171113_PBpolish2nd_filt_p, whole genome shotgun sequence genome window below encodes:
- the LOC120111995 gene encoding ethylene-responsive transcription factor CRF3-like produces the protein MVGTVDGGLKERRKKVSGEQKRFIGVRQRPSGRWVAEIKDSLQKVRLWLGTFDTAEDAARAYDQAARTLRGANARTNFDSTSTPSGAGATGGHDHPLEDMPPFSFEKHSGESSEGLVGALQAKLLDGKLANALGARLSLHAGRKEEAGVPNLGLWPTSSTGQGAGVAARPLTGRKARLFLSPSILDGPSSSSSSSSGVFSASTGSTAAPTGGMSQSFDPCLGPQSSTRGKVEAAASASTDRPDARASAGAKGFGSPSTISFLTLEEELEESARGPWDHRQLYI, from the coding sequence ATGGTCGGGACGGTCGATGGTGGTCTCAAAGAACGGAGGAAGAAGGTGTCGGGAGAGCAGAAGAGGTTCATCGGAGTGCGGCAGAGGCCGTCCGGAAGGTGGGTGGCGGAGATCAAGGACTCGTTGCAGAAGGTCAGGCTGTGGCTCGGAACGTTCGACACGGCCGAGGACGCGGCACGGGCATATGACCAAGCTGCCCGAACCCTCCGTGGAGCCAATGCACGCACCAACTTCGATTCCACCAGTACCCCCTCTGGAGCTGGAGCCACAGGGGGTCATGACCATCCCTTGGAGGACATGCCACCCTTCTCGTTCGAGAAGCACAGCGGCGAGTCATCAGAGGGGCTTGTCGGTGCGCTGCAGGCGAAGCTGCTTGATGGGAAGCTGGCAAATGCTCTCGGTGCCAGGCTATCACTGCATGCTGGCCGGAAAGAAGAAGCCGGCGTGCCCAATCTTGGTTTGTGGCCAACATCATCCACGGGCCAGGGGGCCGGGGTGGCAGCGAGGCCCTTAACCGGACGGAAAGCGCGCCTTTTCCTCTCGCCCAGCATCCTGGATGGCCCCAGTTCTTCCAGTTCCAGCTCCTCTGGTGTCTTTAGCGCCAGCACGGGCTCCACTGCTGCACCCACAGGTGGCATGTCGCAATCTTTTGATCCATGCTTGGGTCCGCAATCCTCCACGAGGGGGAAGGTGGAAGCTGCTGCAAGCGCGAGCACGGATCGGCCGGATGCCCGGGCGTCTGCAGGGGCAAAGGGTTTTGGGTCCCCCAGCACTATTTCTTTCCTAACTTTGGAGGAGGAATTAGAGGAGAGTGCCCGGGGTCCCTGGGATCACCGGCAATTATATATATAG